Proteins from a single region of Sphingomonas swuensis:
- a CDS encoding M13 family metallopeptidase — translation MKQLLLALVATTALTGCATTASQTAETAPPVVAEATPEATPAAAPKPQLGTFGFDSQGMDSSMLPGDNFYTYANGTWAKNTPIPADKSNYGMFGALDDLSKERTRTLIEEAAKDPNSRIGQVYASFMDQAAIEAKGLAPIQPWLDRIDGVNSRAALPALFAEAARNGVGTPFAAFVGQDDKNPDSYILSLYQSGIGMPDRDYYLSNDAKIADVRAKYLQHLTNVLTLAGEPNAAARAKALLAYETDIARAHWTRVDSRDATKTYNKLTLAQLRSRAPGFDFGAMFRGVGVTNVDNLLVAQPSAITGIARVVSRAPLGVIKDQLLVRSLNGYAAVLPAKFDKEQFSFYGTALSGTPEQEARWKRAVDFTVGTLQDDVSQLYVQRYFPPETKAAADALVKNVVEAMGRRIDNLAWMAPATKQRARAKLANFTTKIGYPDQWRDMSGLEVVGSDAFGNALRSNNFDHAYNINKLGKPIYKWEWGMTPMTVNAYANFSMSEIVFPAAILQPPFFDPNADPAINYGGIGAVIGHEISHHFDDQGSKYDENGRLADWWTPADLAAFNAATAKLAAQYDAYEVFPGARVNGKFTLGENIGDLAGLTVAYDAYRHSLNGAAAPTVDGTTGDQRFYLGWAQVWRRNYREANLRNRLLTDPHSPSEQRVFVVRNMDPWYQSFNVQPGQKLYLAPTERVRVW, via the coding sequence ATGAAGCAGCTTCTTCTTGCCCTTGTCGCGACCACCGCCCTGACCGGATGCGCGACCACCGCCAGCCAAACCGCCGAGACCGCTCCGCCGGTCGTCGCCGAGGCGACGCCCGAGGCCACCCCCGCCGCCGCGCCCAAGCCGCAGCTCGGCACCTTCGGGTTCGACAGCCAGGGCATGGATTCGAGCATGCTCCCGGGGGATAATTTCTACACCTACGCCAACGGCACCTGGGCCAAGAACACCCCGATCCCGGCGGACAAGTCGAACTACGGCATGTTCGGCGCGCTTGACGACCTGTCGAAGGAGCGGACCCGCACCCTGATCGAGGAAGCCGCCAAGGACCCCAACAGCCGGATCGGCCAGGTCTATGCGAGCTTCATGGATCAGGCCGCGATCGAGGCGAAGGGCCTCGCGCCCATCCAGCCGTGGCTCGACCGGATCGATGGCGTCAACAGCCGCGCCGCGCTTCCCGCCCTGTTCGCCGAGGCCGCGCGCAACGGCGTCGGCACGCCCTTCGCCGCTTTCGTCGGCCAGGACGACAAGAACCCCGACAGCTACATCCTCTCGCTCTACCAGAGCGGGATCGGGATGCCCGACCGCGACTATTATCTCTCGAACGATGCCAAGATCGCCGACGTCCGCGCCAAATATCTCCAGCACCTCACCAACGTGCTGACGCTGGCCGGCGAGCCCAATGCCGCCGCCCGCGCCAAGGCGCTGCTCGCCTATGAGACCGACATCGCCCGCGCCCATTGGACCCGGGTCGACAGTCGCGACGCCACCAAGACCTACAACAAGCTGACCCTTGCCCAGCTCCGGAGCCGCGCCCCTGGCTTCGACTTCGGCGCCATGTTCCGCGGCGTCGGTGTGACCAACGTCGACAATCTGCTGGTCGCCCAGCCCTCCGCGATCACCGGCATCGCCCGGGTGGTCAGCCGCGCCCCGCTCGGCGTCATAAAGGATCAGCTGCTGGTCCGCTCGCTCAACGGCTATGCCGCGGTCCTTCCGGCCAAGTTCGACAAGGAGCAGTTCAGCTTCTACGGCACCGCCCTCTCGGGCACGCCCGAACAGGAAGCGCGCTGGAAGCGGGCGGTCGATTTCACCGTCGGCACGCTCCAGGACGATGTCAGCCAGCTCTACGTTCAGCGCTACTTCCCGCCCGAGACCAAGGCCGCGGCCGATGCGCTGGTGAAGAATGTCGTCGAGGCCATGGGCCGCCGGATCGACAATCTTGCCTGGATGGCGCCGGCGACCAAGCAGCGCGCCCGCGCCAAGCTCGCCAACTTCACGACCAAGATCGGCTACCCCGACCAGTGGCGGGACATGAGCGGGCTCGAGGTCGTCGGCAGTGACGCCTTCGGCAACGCCCTGCGCTCGAACAACTTCGATCACGCCTACAACATCAACAAGCTCGGCAAGCCCATCTACAAGTGGGAATGGGGCATGACGCCGATGACGGTGAATGCCTACGCCAACTTCTCGATGAGCGAGATCGTGTTCCCGGCCGCCATTCTCCAGCCGCCCTTCTTCGATCCGAATGCCGACCCGGCCATCAACTATGGCGGCATCGGCGCGGTGATCGGCCACGAGATCAGCCATCACTTCGACGACCAGGGCTCGAAGTATGATGAGAACGGCCGCCTTGCCGACTGGTGGACCCCGGCAGACCTCGCCGCGTTCAACGCCGCCACCGCCAAGCTTGCCGCCCAGTATGACGCCTATGAGGTGTTTCCGGGTGCCCGGGTGAACGGCAAGTTCACGCTCGGCGAGAACATCGGCGACCTGGCCGGCCTGACCGTGGCCTATGATGCCTACCGGCACAGCCTGAACGGGGCTGCGGCTCCGACGGTCGACGGCACCACTGGCGATCAGCGCTTCTATCTCGGCTGGGCTCAGGTGTGGCGGCGCAACTATCGCGAGGCCAACCTTCGCAATCGCCTGCTGACCGACCCGCACAGCCCGTCCGAACAGCGCGTGTTCGTGGTCCGCAACATGGATCCCTGGTATCAGTCGTTCAACGTCCAGCCCGGTCAGAAGCTCTATCTTGCCCCGACCGAGCGGGTTCGCGTCTGGTAG
- a CDS encoding TonB-dependent receptor domain-containing protein, producing the protein MNRSRLLLAGTSLAVLTLAVPAAAQTVPEPAPAPAPNPSGDAQSGTTQSAEPDSNGDIVVTAQRRAESLQSVPISVSAFSGEALERQQIQNATDLQLSLPNVTFTKTNFTSSSFTIRGIGDLCVGFSCDRATGIHLNDMPLVENRLFETEYFDLERVEVLRGPQGTLFGRNATSGVVNFITARPSLERIGASANAEIGNYNSKRLTGMVNVPLAPWAAVRVAGYSLKRSGYTRNLFDDSRIDGRDIYALRGTLRLRPSARTTLDLIGYVFREDDDRSRVQKQLCARDSTAILGCRPDKLAFETVNGNSTLAGILSSQQVFASATPAALTSALALYGITPAALGLTNIYGADPFFGQVVNPDDLRTVNTDFNPTYRASENIFMGRLEQELGDQFSLTVTGGLSRSKVDSRTDYTLSAGQSAAGNSGLQALAAAAAIPGALFPGGSNPFAVAAQRLIPNGPNGTVCTSETNLQYSGIFGGNVNRCTLAGTEYDRSQSEYRQKSIEAHLDSNFDGPFNFILGGIYTDGRFRNSNYYVASYGLDYAAGILGAISTIGQRFAGNAAFPQVYLAPPFFNSEVRDFRLKSTGLFGDATFEVNDRLKFTAGLRWSRDKKSQVARAPLLAFPAVVGVADANSSPFLLSYDADPRTAGPQAYAEDSVRFSRLTGRAVVDYQVGRNSLLYASYSRGYKAGGINPPIDPRFAVSPTFAPESINAYEIGSKNTLLDGLLRMNASAFWYDYKGLQLSRIVGRTSVNDNTDASIYGVELEGLLRPTRDFQLNFSASYLKSKIKGLSLVDPHDPSGGRSDVVIIKDLSDASNCAVIPVTTLPPGTAAAFVGAVNGSVGLGAPVPVPGTSATGAFSSCASLAATAANPPAALRAAFGVPTGPLPFTVSTGVDQDLSGNELPQSPRWKLAAGAQYTIRVGSGGATIVPRADIAYTGRYYARSFNKPIDRIDAFTVVNAQIQYNAPGERWNVRAFVQNLTGNDAITGLYTGDQSSGLYTNAFTLEPRRYGLSAGVKF; encoded by the coding sequence ATGAACCGTTCGCGCCTGCTGCTCGCCGGAACTTCGCTTGCAGTCCTGACACTTGCCGTTCCCGCCGCCGCGCAGACGGTACCCGAGCCCGCCCCCGCGCCGGCTCCCAACCCATCGGGTGACGCGCAGAGCGGCACCACCCAGAGTGCGGAGCCCGACAGCAACGGCGACATCGTCGTCACCGCCCAGCGCCGGGCCGAGTCGCTGCAATCGGTGCCGATCTCGGTCTCGGCTTTTTCCGGTGAGGCGCTCGAGCGGCAGCAGATCCAGAATGCGACCGACCTCCAGCTGTCGCTTCCGAACGTCACCTTCACCAAGACCAACTTCACCTCGTCGAGCTTCACCATCCGCGGCATCGGCGACCTGTGTGTCGGCTTCAGCTGCGACCGCGCGACCGGCATCCACCTCAACGACATGCCGCTGGTCGAGAACCGCCTGTTCGAGACCGAATATTTCGACCTCGAGCGGGTCGAGGTGCTGCGCGGGCCGCAGGGCACCCTGTTCGGCCGCAACGCGACCTCGGGCGTGGTCAACTTCATCACCGCCCGCCCGTCGCTCGAGCGGATCGGGGCTAGCGCCAACGCCGAGATCGGCAACTACAATTCGAAGCGCCTGACCGGCATGGTCAACGTCCCCCTCGCGCCGTGGGCGGCGGTGCGCGTCGCCGGCTATTCGCTCAAGCGGAGCGGCTATACCCGCAACCTGTTCGACGACAGCCGGATCGACGGGCGTGACATCTACGCGCTGCGTGGAACGCTGCGGCTGCGCCCGTCGGCCAGAACCACGCTCGACCTCATCGGCTACGTCTTCCGCGAGGATGACGACCGCAGCCGTGTGCAGAAGCAGCTCTGCGCTCGCGACAGCACCGCGATCCTCGGCTGCCGCCCCGACAAGCTCGCGTTCGAGACCGTCAACGGCAATTCGACGCTCGCCGGAATCCTCTCTTCGCAGCAGGTATTCGCAAGTGCGACACCGGCCGCGCTGACCTCGGCGCTGGCGCTCTACGGAATCACTCCCGCCGCTCTCGGCCTGACCAACATCTACGGCGCCGATCCGTTCTTCGGGCAGGTGGTGAATCCCGACGACCTGCGCACCGTGAACACCGACTTCAACCCGACCTATCGCGCGTCCGAGAACATCTTCATGGGCCGGCTCGAACAGGAGCTCGGCGACCAGTTCAGCCTGACCGTCACCGGCGGCCTGTCGCGCAGCAAGGTCGACAGCCGGACCGACTATACGCTGTCGGCGGGCCAGTCGGCGGCGGGCAACTCCGGCCTCCAGGCGCTCGCCGCCGCCGCGGCCATTCCCGGCGCGCTGTTTCCCGGCGGCTCCAACCCGTTCGCGGTCGCGGCGCAGCGGCTGATTCCCAACGGACCCAACGGAACCGTCTGCACCTCGGAAACCAACCTCCAGTACAGCGGGATTTTCGGCGGCAACGTCAACCGCTGCACCTTGGCCGGCACCGAATATGACCGGTCGCAGAGCGAGTATCGACAGAAGTCGATCGAGGCCCATCTCGACAGCAACTTCGACGGGCCGTTCAACTTCATTCTCGGCGGCATCTACACCGACGGCCGCTTCCGCAATTCCAACTATTATGTCGCCTCCTACGGGCTCGACTATGCCGCGGGCATCCTCGGCGCGATCAGCACCATCGGCCAGCGCTTCGCCGGCAACGCCGCCTTCCCGCAGGTCTATCTCGCGCCGCCCTTCTTCAACTCCGAAGTGCGCGACTTCCGCCTCAAGAGCACCGGCCTGTTCGGCGACGCCACCTTCGAAGTGAACGACCGGCTGAAGTTCACCGCGGGCCTGCGCTGGAGCCGCGACAAGAAGAGCCAGGTCGCGCGCGCGCCGCTCCTCGCTTTCCCGGCGGTCGTCGGAGTGGCGGACGCGAACAGCTCGCCCTTCCTCCTCAGCTACGATGCCGATCCCCGCACCGCCGGGCCGCAGGCCTATGCCGAGGACAGCGTCCGCTTCTCGCGCCTGACCGGCCGCGCGGTGGTCGATTATCAGGTCGGCCGAAACAGCCTCCTCTATGCCTCCTACTCGCGCGGCTACAAGGCGGGCGGGATCAACCCGCCGATCGACCCGCGCTTCGCGGTCTCGCCGACCTTCGCGCCTGAATCGATCAACGCCTACGAGATCGGGTCCAAGAACACGCTGCTCGACGGGCTGCTCCGGATGAACGCATCGGCCTTCTGGTACGACTACAAGGGCCTCCAGCTCAGCCGGATTGTCGGCCGTACCAGCGTCAACGACAATACCGACGCGAGCATCTACGGGGTCGAGCTCGAGGGCCTGCTGCGCCCGACCCGCGACTTCCAGCTCAACTTCTCCGCCTCCTACCTCAAGAGCAAGATCAAGGGGCTGAGCCTGGTCGACCCGCACGATCCGTCGGGCGGCCGGTCGGACGTGGTCATCATCAAGGACCTCAGCGACGCCTCCAACTGCGCGGTCATCCCGGTGACGACGCTTCCGCCGGGCACCGCCGCGGCGTTCGTCGGGGCGGTCAACGGGAGCGTCGGGCTTGGTGCTCCGGTCCCGGTTCCGGGCACCAGCGCGACCGGCGCCTTCTCCTCCTGCGCCTCGCTCGCGGCGACCGCCGCCAACCCGCCCGCCGCCCTTCGCGCCGCCTTCGGAGTGCCGACCGGCCCCTTGCCGTTCACCGTCTCGACCGGGGTCGATCAGGACCTCTCGGGCAACGAACTGCCGCAATCGCCGCGGTGGAAGCTGGCGGCGGGCGCGCAATATACGATCCGCGTCGGTAGCGGCGGAGCGACGATCGTCCCGCGCGCCGACATCGCCTACACCGGCCGCTACTATGCGCGCAGCTTCAACAAGCCGATCGACCGGATCGACGCCTTCACCGTGGTCAATGCACAGATCCAGTACAATGCGCCGGGCGAGCGCTGGAACGTCCGCGCCTTCGTCCAGAACCTGACCGGGAACGACGCCATCACCGGCCTCTACACCGGCGACCAGTCGTCGGGTCTCTACACCAACGCCTTCACCCTCGAGCCGCGCCGCTATGGCCTCTCCGCGGGCGTGAAGTTCTGA
- the smpB gene encoding SsrA-binding protein SmpB, whose product MSQPPSPEFDKKKIVAENRRVRFDYFIEEKFEAGIALQGTEVKALRAGEGSIAESYATVEGEEVVLINSHIPEYAHGSYMNHEPRRKRHLLLRKRQIGKLMGAINRQGLTLVPLSIYFNGKGKAKVELALARGKKVHDKRDTIKERDWKREQQRLMKNRG is encoded by the coding sequence ATGTCCCAGCCGCCCAGTCCCGAGTTCGACAAGAAGAAGATCGTCGCCGAGAACCGGCGCGTGCGCTTCGACTATTTCATCGAGGAAAAGTTCGAGGCCGGGATCGCGCTCCAGGGCACCGAGGTGAAGGCGCTTCGGGCGGGCGAGGGCTCGATCGCCGAAAGCTACGCCACGGTCGAGGGCGAAGAAGTGGTGCTGATCAACAGCCACATCCCCGAATATGCCCATGGCAGCTACATGAACCATGAGCCGCGGCGGAAGCGCCACCTGCTTCTCCGCAAGCGCCAGATCGGCAAGCTGATGGGCGCGATCAACCGCCAGGGCCTGACCCTCGTACCCCTGTCCATCTACTTCAACGGCAAGGGCAAGGCGAAGGTCGAACTGGCGCTGGCCCGAGGCAAGAAGGTCCACGACAAGCGCGACACGATCAAGGAACGCGACTGGAAGCGCGAGCAGCAGCGCCTGATGAAGAACCGGGGCTGA
- a CDS encoding outer membrane protein, whose product MRKILLGCAAVTLLASPAAARDGSGYFGAEAGALWAKGLDHELTVIRTTAPIGTTVIADGAQMDFKKPGLDLDLILGYDFGLIRAEGELGYKRASLDEIGLRSAPNGLVTTTDAGGNVGVTSAMANLLLDFGNDDGVSFYAGPGVGWARVKMNNIAPDSATYDIEGKDSGLALQAIAGVRYAITPQLDVGVKYRYFRSSKLDFDNIIDELNTGGVTYDARAGRFKSHSLLFSIIYNFAEPAPPPPPPPLPMPAPAPPPPPPATQTCPDGSVVLATDVCPVPPPAPPPPPPAPVRG is encoded by the coding sequence ATGCGCAAGATCCTTCTTGGCTGTGCCGCAGTGACGCTGCTGGCATCGCCGGCCGCGGCCCGCGACGGCAGCGGCTATTTCGGTGCCGAAGCCGGCGCCCTGTGGGCTAAGGGCCTCGACCATGAGCTGACCGTCATCCGCACCACGGCACCGATCGGGACCACCGTGATCGCCGACGGCGCGCAGATGGACTTCAAGAAGCCCGGCCTCGATCTCGACCTGATCCTCGGTTACGACTTCGGCCTCATCCGCGCCGAAGGCGAACTCGGCTACAAGCGCGCCTCGCTCGACGAGATCGGGCTCCGCTCGGCCCCGAACGGGCTCGTCACCACCACCGATGCGGGCGGCAACGTCGGCGTGACCTCGGCGATGGCCAACCTGCTGCTCGACTTCGGCAACGATGACGGCGTCAGCTTCTACGCCGGTCCGGGCGTCGGCTGGGCGCGGGTCAAGATGAACAACATCGCGCCCGACTCCGCGACCTACGACATCGAGGGCAAGGACAGCGGCCTGGCGCTGCAGGCGATCGCGGGCGTCCGCTACGCCATCACCCCGCAGCTCGATGTGGGGGTCAAGTATCGCTACTTCCGCTCGAGCAAGCTCGACTTCGACAACATCATCGACGAGCTGAACACCGGCGGCGTGACCTATGACGCACGCGCGGGCCGCTTCAAGTCGCACAGCCTGCTGTTCAGCATCATCTACAATTTCGCCGAGCCGGCGCCGCCGCCGCCTCCCCCGCCGCTGCCGATGCCGGCTCCGGCCCCGCCGCCTCCGCCGCCGGCGACGCAGACCTGCCCGGACGGCTCGGTCGTGCTGGCGACCGACGTCTGCCCGGTGCCGCCGCCGGCGCCCCCGCCCCCGCCGCCCGCTCCCGTGCGCGGCTGA
- a CDS encoding DUF2062 domain-containing protein yields the protein MTSRPGFFQRLADKATPSREEVLDSPWLKPFGKRVRQSDLWRFTRRSVPRGVFAGLFVGIFLMIPGLQIVGAAMLSIPLRANIPIAAAMTFLSNPATTPFFLIAAIALGNKLGFHADLAAFEALYSSGAGVSRWLDWLLSDAAPALITGLFLIAAVCSFVGYGVSIVVWRWWVSRKWRRRVHSNLFRRHS from the coding sequence ATGACCTCGCGCCCGGGCTTCTTTCAGCGTCTCGCGGACAAGGCGACCCCGTCGCGCGAGGAGGTGCTGGACAGCCCCTGGCTCAAGCCGTTCGGCAAGCGCGTTCGCCAGTCGGACCTGTGGCGCTTCACTCGCCGCTCGGTTCCGCGCGGGGTGTTCGCCGGGCTGTTCGTCGGAATCTTCCTGATGATCCCGGGCCTCCAGATCGTCGGCGCCGCGATGCTTTCGATCCCGCTTCGCGCCAACATCCCCATCGCCGCGGCAATGACCTTCCTCAGCAATCCCGCGACCACGCCCTTCTTCCTGATCGCCGCCATCGCGCTCGGCAACAAGCTCGGCTTCCATGCCGACCTCGCAGCCTTCGAGGCGCTCTATTCGAGCGGCGCGGGAGTCTCCCGCTGGCTCGACTGGCTCCTGTCCGACGCCGCCCCGGCACTCATCACCGGCCTCTTCCTCATTGCCGCGGTCTGTTCGTTCGTCGGCTATGGCGTGTCGATTGTCGTCTGGCGCTGGTGGGTCAGCCGCAAATGGCGCAGGCGGGTGCATTCGAATCTGTTCCGTCGTCACTCCTGA
- a CDS encoding NAD(P)/FAD-dependent oxidoreductase translates to MSSPARTADVDVDVLIVGAGLSGIGTAWHVRTYCPDRSFAILEARDAIGGTWDLFRYPGIRSDSDMYTLGYSFEPWTSDKAIADGPSILAYVNKVADKHNLRRHIRFGHKVVAAAFDRTTARWTVEVQAGGERRTLTCRWLHMGTGYYDYSTAHMPDFAGKERFAGTFFHAQFWPEDLDYRGKRVIVIGSGATAVTIVPEMAKAGAAHVTMLQRSPTYMVSRPAIDKVANGLRGLFGDRASYGLVRWRNVLMQMAFFQLSRRRPAVMKKMIRKGLMKELPPDYEIGTHFTPSYNPWDQRMCLVPDADLFAAIRAGQVEVVTDHVDEFVPEGIRLKSGRMLEADVIVAATGLKLQLMSDIAVTVDGAPRKLSGAMTYKGMMFAGVPNLSYSFGYTNASWTLKADLSSYYLCRLLNHLKVSGRSIAVPEPDSEVKPQAFLDFTSGYVQRAKDILPVQGDRAPWKLHQNYVADLALLRYGKVEDGVMRFEGTRERVPPSPTLVGEPA, encoded by the coding sequence ATGAGCAGCCCCGCCCGCACCGCCGATGTCGATGTCGATGTGCTGATCGTCGGCGCCGGCCTGTCGGGGATCGGCACCGCCTGGCACGTCCGCACCTACTGCCCGGATCGAAGCTTCGCGATCCTCGAGGCACGCGACGCGATAGGCGGGACCTGGGACCTGTTCCGCTATCCCGGGATCCGCTCGGACAGCGACATGTACACGCTCGGCTACAGCTTCGAGCCGTGGACGAGCGACAAGGCGATTGCCGACGGTCCATCGATCCTCGCCTACGTCAACAAGGTCGCCGACAAGCACAACCTGCGCCGCCACATCCGCTTCGGCCACAAGGTCGTCGCGGCCGCGTTCGACCGGACGACGGCACGCTGGACGGTGGAGGTGCAAGCCGGCGGCGAACGCCGCACGCTGACCTGTCGCTGGCTCCACATGGGCACCGGCTATTACGACTACTCGACCGCGCACATGCCCGACTTCGCCGGCAAGGAGCGCTTCGCCGGCACCTTCTTCCATGCGCAGTTCTGGCCCGAGGACCTCGACTATCGCGGCAAGCGGGTGATCGTCATCGGAAGCGGCGCGACCGCGGTGACGATCGTCCCCGAGATGGCCAAGGCGGGAGCGGCGCACGTCACCATGCTGCAGCGCTCGCCGACCTACATGGTCAGTCGCCCCGCGATCGACAAAGTCGCCAACGGGCTCCGCGGTCTGTTCGGCGACAGGGCCAGCTACGGGCTGGTGCGCTGGCGCAACGTGCTGATGCAGATGGCCTTCTTCCAGCTTTCAAGGCGTCGTCCGGCGGTCATGAAGAAGATGATCCGCAAGGGGCTGATGAAGGAGCTTCCACCCGACTACGAGATCGGGACGCACTTCACGCCGAGTTACAATCCGTGGGACCAGCGCATGTGCCTGGTGCCCGACGCCGACCTGTTCGCCGCGATCCGCGCTGGGCAGGTCGAGGTCGTCACCGACCATGTCGACGAGTTCGTGCCCGAAGGCATCAGGCTGAAGAGCGGGCGCATGCTCGAGGCCGACGTCATCGTCGCCGCCACCGGGCTCAAGCTGCAATTGATGAGCGACATCGCGGTCACCGTCGACGGTGCGCCCCGCAAGCTCAGCGGCGCGATGACCTACAAGGGCATGATGTTCGCGGGCGTGCCCAACCTCAGCTACAGCTTCGGCTACACCAACGCCTCGTGGACGCTGAAGGCGGACCTCTCCTCTTATTACCTCTGCCGCCTGCTCAACCACCTCAAGGTCAGCGGCCGGAGCATCGCCGTGCCCGAGCCCGACTCCGAGGTGAAGCCGCAGGCCTTCCTCGATTTCACCTCGGGCTATGTGCAGCGGGCCAAGGACATCCTTCCGGTGCAGGGCGACCGAGCGCCGTGGAAGCTGCACCAGAACTATGTCGCCGACCTTGCGCTGCTTCGCTACGGCAAGGTGGAGGATGGCGTGATGCGGTTCGAAGGAACGCGTGAGCGGGTGCCGCCCTCCCCCACCCTGGTCGGAGAACCGGCATGA
- a CDS encoding OmpA family protein, with protein MLIAALLAATSLPPIKNCPGKQGWIEASLPCPAMIFFDSGSEEVRRDWEPAIDDAARVAARPGHWVIVTGYSDATGSAEGNRRISLRRARAVADALVTKGVPGSAILLRAGEPGDLLVPTPAGVREIQNRRVEIFIRPGPGIDQGTVGTPYARSPAR; from the coding sequence ATGCTGATCGCCGCCCTGCTCGCCGCCACGTCCCTCCCGCCGATCAAGAATTGTCCGGGCAAGCAGGGCTGGATCGAGGCCAGCCTGCCCTGCCCCGCGATGATCTTCTTCGACAGCGGCAGCGAGGAGGTACGGCGCGACTGGGAACCGGCGATCGACGATGCCGCAAGGGTTGCGGCGCGACCGGGACATTGGGTGATCGTGACCGGATACAGCGACGCGACCGGGAGCGCCGAGGGCAATCGCCGGATTTCGCTGCGGCGCGCCCGGGCGGTCGCCGACGCGCTGGTCACGAAGGGCGTTCCGGGCTCGGCAATCCTGCTGCGCGCCGGTGAGCCTGGCGACCTGCTGGTGCCCACCCCGGCCGGCGTTCGTGAAATCCAGAACCGCCGGGTAGAAATCTTCATCCGCCCGGGACCGGGGATCGACCAGGGCACCGTCGGCACGCCGTACGCGCGGTCTCCTGCCCGCTAG